TCAGCTGGCAGCGATTGTGCAGCCGGGTGGCGGAGCTGTTGCGCGGCAACTTGGCCAGCTTCAGGGTCGCGCGGAAACGCTCTTCCATCGGCTTGGCTTCGTCGTTGATGATCTCTTTGAGGGCTGCACGTTGTGCCGCATACTTCTCAACGAGCTTTTGGCGCTTCTTCTCGCGCTCGATCATTGCTTTTTTAGCCATAAGATTTTCCTCCCGCCGCTCAGCTGTTGAAGGGCATGTTGAAATGCTTCAACAGTGCCTTCGCTTCAGCGTCGGTTTTCGCCGTGGTTGCGATGATGATGTCCATACCCCAGGATTCGTCGATCTTGTCGAAGTTGATCTCGGGGAAAATGATGTGCTCCTTGATGCCCATGGCATAGTTGCCACGCCCATCGAAGCTCTTGCCCGAGACGCCGCGGAAATCGCGGATCCGGGGCATGGCCACGGTGACCAGACGGTCAAGGAATTCATACATGCGCACCGAACGGAGCGTCACTTTCGCACCCATCGGCATATCTTCGCGGACCCGGAACCCAGCGATAGAGTTCTTGGCTTTAGTAACAACCGCGTGTTGACCGGCGATGGTGCTCAGATCGTCCTGAGCCGATTTCGCCTTCTTGCTGTCACGCACGGCGGCGGCGCCGCATCCAATATTCAGCACGATTTTGTCCAGACGAGGCACCATCATCGCGTTTTTGTAACCGAACTCTTCGATCATCGCGGCTTTGATAGTCTCATCATAGAGCGCCCGGAGGCGCGGGGTGTAAGTTGCTGTATCAAGCATCGATCACGTCCCCCGTGGTCTTGGCGATCCGCACCTTCTTGCCGTCTTCAATCTTGAAGCCGACGCGTGTGGGTTTGCCGTTTTTGTCAAGCAGAGCGAGGTTACTCAGGTCGATGGGCATCGCTTTGGGGATGCGCCCGCCCTGACTGGTCTGGCTCTGGCGCGTGTGGCGGATGGCCATATTCGCGCCTTCGACGACTGCCTTGCCGGCAGACGGGTCAACAGAGGCGATCACGCCCTGCTTGCCCTTGTCCTTGCCCGCGAGCAGGACGACCTTGTCGCCCTTTTTCAGTTTAGCAGCCATATCACAGCACCTCCGGCGCGAGCGAAATGATCTTCATGAAGTTCTTGCCGCGCAGCTCGCGCACGACGGGCCCGAAGATCCGCGTGCCGACAGGCTCGCCTGCGTTGTTCAGGATCACGGCCGCGTTGCGGTCAAAACGAATGGCGGTGCCGTCTTCACGGCGCACTTCCTTGGCGGTGCGAACGACGACGGCCTTGCGCACATCGCCTTTTTTCACACGGCCACGTGGGATGGCTTCCTTCACCGAGACGACAATGATGTCACCCACGGAGGCGTATCGACGCTTGGAACCACCCAGAACCTTGATGCACTGAACACGGCGAGCGCCGCTGTTGTCAGCCACATCGAGATTGGTCTGCATCTGGATCATTTAGATGTCTCCCGACCTTTGGGGGGCCCTCTTTGGCCTTTTCCCCAGGGTTTCGATTATACTTTGAAGTTCTTGGGGCTTACGCCGTCAGAACCTCCCAGCGTTTGGTTTTCGATTTCGGCGCGCATTCAATGATGCGAACCTGATCGCCTACTTTGAAGGCGTCCTTCTCATCGTGAGCCCGGTATTTCTTGGACTTACGGATGGTCTTTTGCAAAACGGGGTGCTTGAAGCGACGCTCTACGGAGACGGTGATCGTCTGGGCGTTGGCGTCGCTTGTCACGGTGCCGGTGAGGATACGTTTGGGCATCTGTTCGGCTCCCTATTCTGCGGAAGCTGCGGCGGCAGCTTTTTCATTGAGGATGGTCAACACACGGGCAGCACTGCGGCGCGCAATGCGCATCTGAGCTGCATTCTCAAGCTGGCCAGTGGCCGCCTGAAAGCGCAGGTTGAACTGCTGTTTCTTCAGGTTGATCAGCTCTTCACGCAGCTGATCAGGCGTTTTGCTGCGAAGCTCGGTCGCGTCCATCGGTCGTTCCTTTCAACATCACCGGAGGGCCCCTTTGCGAAACTGCGCCGGGTCACCCTGATTCCAGTGGAGTGGATGATGAGCGTGCGCAATACCGCCCCTCGATGCGCAAAGCAACCCCTGTTGCCTGCTTATCTTCGCACTGCCCTCTCGCCATGCCCCTTGCGCTGCGCTAATAACACGCCCATGGCAGATATATCCTCACTTTTCGTGACGCGCCTTTATCGCGCCCCCCTGTCCGAGCATGGCCCCGTTGACGCGGCCGAGCTTGAGGCGTCCTGCTGGTCCATCGCGCAAGATGACGAGGCCGGGCAGGCTTGGTGCGAGGAAAACGG
The nucleotide sequence above comes from Roseovarius carneus. Encoded proteins:
- the rpsN gene encoding 30S ribosomal protein S14; translation: MAKKAMIEREKKRQKLVEKYAAQRAALKEIINDEAKPMEERFRATLKLAKLPRNSSATRLHNRCQLTGRPHGYYRKLKVSRIALRELGSSGQAPGLVKSSW
- the rplE gene encoding 50S ribosomal protein L5, encoding MLDTATYTPRLRALYDETIKAAMIEEFGYKNAMMVPRLDKIVLNIGCGAAAVRDSKKAKSAQDDLSTIAGQHAVVTKAKNSIAGFRVREDMPMGAKVTLRSVRMYEFLDRLVTVAMPRIRDFRGVSGKSFDGRGNYAMGIKEHIIFPEINFDKIDESWGMDIIIATTAKTDAEAKALLKHFNMPFNS
- the rplX gene encoding 50S ribosomal protein L24, with amino-acid sequence MAAKLKKGDKVVLLAGKDKGKQGVIASVDPSAGKAVVEGANMAIRHTRQSQTSQGGRIPKAMPIDLSNLALLDKNGKPTRVGFKIEDGKKVRIAKTTGDVIDA
- the rplN gene encoding 50S ribosomal protein L14 → MIQMQTNLDVADNSGARRVQCIKVLGGSKRRYASVGDIIVVSVKEAIPRGRVKKGDVRKAVVVRTAKEVRREDGTAIRFDRNAAVILNNAGEPVGTRIFGPVVRELRGKNFMKIISLAPEVL
- the rpsQ gene encoding 30S ribosomal protein S17, with protein sequence MPKRILTGTVTSDANAQTITVSVERRFKHPVLQKTIRKSKKYRAHDEKDAFKVGDQVRIIECAPKSKTKRWEVLTA
- the rpmC gene encoding 50S ribosomal protein L29, encoding MDATELRSKTPDQLREELINLKKQQFNLRFQAATGQLENAAQMRIARRSAARVLTILNEKAAAAASAE